Genomic segment of Myxococcus stipitatus:
AGCCGCCGCGCCTTCTCGAGCCCGGGCGTCCAGGGCTCGTCCTCGCGCAACATGTAGAACGCGTCGGGGAAGGTCGACTCCGCGATGGAGGCCTTCGAGTACTTCATGCGGTACCGGTCGAAGCCGCGCAGCCAGTTCGAGAGCGGAATGAAGGCGACGAAGGCGGTATCCATGATGAAGCCACTCTCCCAATCTCTCATCTTCGTGTCAACTGGACACCAAGCCTCACCAGGGGAGGCGCTTGCCTTCGAAGTCGAAGAAGCCCCCCGTGTCCTCGGCACCCAGGCGGCCGAGGACGGAGAGCAATCCCGAGACTGACAACTCCACGGCCGTGGGCGCCTCGCTGCCGCCCATGTCGGTGCGGACCCAGCCCGGGCTGAGGGCGAAGGCGAGGATGTGGTCCTCCTTCAAGTCATGCCCCAGCGAGCGTGTGGCCATGTTCAGCGCCGCCTTGGACATCCGGTAGCCGTAGGCGCCTCCCCAGCTGTTGTCCGCGATGGAGCCGAGGTTCGAGCTGAGGTTCGCCACCTTCGCGCCTCCCGCCGCGCGCAGCTGGGGCCGCAGGTGCAGCGTCATCCGCAGTGCCGCCACCGCGTTCACCTGGAAGGTGCGGGTGAGGTCGTCGCTGTCCAGCCCCGCGAGGTCGTCCGGCCTGCTGCGCACCCCCGCGTTGTTGATGAGCAGGTGCACGGGGCTGGGAATCCCCGCGGCGAAGGCCTTCACGCTGGCTTCATCGGTGACCTCCAGCGCGTGGATGTGGAGCAGGCCGTGGGCGCCTGGCGAGAGCGCGGCGAGCTCGCCCGCACGTTCAGGGGAGCGGACTCCCGCGTGGACCACATCGCCTCGGTGGAGGCACTGACGCACGAGCTCGAGTCCGATACCCCGGTTCGCACCCGAAATGACGACGTTCATGGAGGGCCTGCTCGCTTTCGTTCTCGAAGCCGCCAGGGCTTCAGTTTCCGTCGCTGACCCCCCACTCATAGTCGAGGTCGGCGATGCGTTCGATGAGCCCAGGGAGCGGCTCTCCCGGAGCGCCCCTCGCGAGGACCGCTTCGAGGTCGTCGGAGCCTGTTTGGAAGGCGGCCTGCCCCATCAGGTCGAAGGTGTGGAACCGCAACCGGTCGATGCCCGCGAGTCGCGCGGCGAGAAGCTGGAGCAGCGTCATCGCGTGGCGATTGCCTCCGAAGGCGCCACACCCCCAGAACCCGGTGCGGACCTCGACGGGCTGGTCGGGCCAGCGCCGCCGCGACTCCGACCGGGCGGCGAGGAAGCCCGTGTAGGCGGTGACGAGCACCTGCTCGAGCTGATGGCGGAAGTAGGGGCCCCGATGGCCCACCGGGGCGGCGATGGCGATGAGGTTGGTTCGGGTGGGAGGCCGCAGCACCCGGACCGCCGGGCCGAGCGTCTTCAGGGGCGCGGCGGCGAAGCGATTGCCATAGAGGCCGAACGGGCGCCCCGCGGCCCGGTCCGGCGCCGTCGC
This window contains:
- a CDS encoding SDR family oxidoreductase — protein: MNVVISGANRGIGLELVRQCLHRGDVVHAGVRSPERAGELAALSPGAHGLLHIHALEVTDEASVKAFAAGIPSPVHLLINNAGVRSRPDDLAGLDSDDLTRTFQVNAVAALRMTLHLRPQLRAAGGAKVANLSSNLGSIADNSWGGAYGYRMSKAALNMATRSLGHDLKEDHILAFALSPGWVRTDMGGSEAPTAVELSVSGLLSVLGRLGAEDTGGFFDFEGKRLPW